From a single Nostoc sp. MS1 genomic region:
- a CDS encoding MFS transporter, protein MKAFHTFDATLQLNLLILFTAGLLFWSSTATFLPTLPLYIENVGGSKQEIGIVMGGFAIGLLLFRPMLGRLADQHGRKLLLLIGTIVATTAPFGYLAFKAIPLLMLVRIFHGISIAAFTTGYSALVADLAPVTIRGEIISYMSLTAPIGLAIGPAMGGYLESTTGYPFLFLLTAELAFIGLLGALQVNNPPIQKQQTSKTSSNYWQILTSPRVRIPTLVMLLVGIGVGAVHTFVPLYIKSTGAELNAGLFYTISAISSFSLRIFIGKASDRLGRGLFITFGIIAYLIASLLLFFANSTITFMLAALAEGCGGGTMISMITTMMADRSVPQERGRIFAICIAGFDLGIAIAAPLLGFIAQQMGYRSMFAYTSVLMVVALIVFLTLSSKNLTHSLKFALGRGQDVYSLNNSH, encoded by the coding sequence TTGAAAGCTTTTCATACCTTTGACGCAACTCTGCAACTTAACCTGCTGATTCTATTTACGGCAGGTTTATTATTCTGGTCTAGTACAGCTACTTTTTTACCCACTCTACCGTTATATATCGAGAACGTGGGAGGAAGCAAGCAAGAAATTGGCATTGTCATGGGTGGCTTCGCTATTGGGTTATTGCTGTTTCGCCCAATGTTGGGACGATTAGCAGATCAACATGGTCGGAAATTGCTGCTATTAATTGGCACAATTGTAGCGACAACAGCCCCTTTTGGTTATTTAGCGTTTAAAGCCATTCCCTTATTAATGCTGGTGCGAATATTTCACGGCATTAGCATTGCTGCTTTTACTACTGGTTACAGTGCCTTAGTAGCAGATTTAGCTCCAGTGACTATTCGTGGTGAGATTATTAGTTATATGAGTTTAACTGCACCCATTGGCTTGGCAATTGGCCCAGCTATGGGGGGATATTTAGAGTCTACTACTGGTTATCCTTTCTTATTTTTGCTAACTGCCGAATTGGCTTTTATCGGACTTTTAGGTGCATTACAAGTTAATAATCCTCCAATTCAAAAACAGCAAACAAGCAAAACTAGTAGTAATTATTGGCAAATTTTGACCAGTCCACGGGTGAGAATACCGACATTGGTGATGTTATTAGTGGGGATAGGAGTTGGTGCTGTCCATACTTTCGTCCCACTGTATATTAAATCAACGGGGGCAGAACTTAACGCTGGGCTGTTTTATACTATTTCTGCCATCAGTAGTTTTAGTTTACGGATTTTTATAGGTAAAGCAAGCGATCGCCTGGGCCGGGGTTTATTCATCACTTTTGGTATCATTGCTTATTTGATAGCATCTTTGCTGTTATTTTTCGCCAACAGTACCATTACTTTTATGCTTGCCGCTTTAGCTGAAGGTTGTGGCGGCGGTACAATGATTTCCATGATTACAACGATGATGGCAGACCGTTCGGTACCGCAAGAAAGGGGGCGGATTTTCGCTATTTGTATCGCTGGCTTTGACTTAGGAATTGCGATCGCAGCTCCCCTTTTAGGTTTTATAGCTCAACAAATGGGCTACCGGAGTATGTTTGCCTATACTAGTGTGTTAATGGTGGTAGCACTGATAGTTTTCCTGACTCTATCGAGTAAGAACCTAACTCATTCCTTAAAGTTTGCGTTGGGTCGTGGTCAAGATGTCTATTCCTTGAATAATAGCCACTAA